The Candidatus Zixiibacteriota bacterium region TAAGGTGTTGTTTGTCAAGGGCTTTTTCCGGTGAGACATGGTGTGTGCGAAGATGCGACAAAGCCTTTGTGGGCCTACTATCTCGCTGGTAGGTAGTGGACGGGGCAAAAGTGGAACGGCACAGAATTGCGGTCCGGACGGGTCAGCCATCAAACACAGAGGCGGCAAGTCTTGCGGGGGGGGAGCAAGGCAGGTCTGTCCGCTGACGTAACGAATCGCCGGGACCCCGAGGGGTCCCAACCTACGAAGACTGCTGCGATGGGTGGGCTCTACGTAGGGTTTGGATGTTGCGCTGGGTCCTTCTCGCCACGGGCGGGGGATGAGACCCAGCGCGTGGATGACCAGCAGGGTCACACTCCGCCGCGGCGGACCAGGACCCTACTGAACGGCAAGACTTGAGTCGCCCTTCGACTCTGCTCAAGATGAAGTTGGTGTGCTCGTTTTGAGGTCACGGGGCGCAAACATGCTATCCTAAACTACCTGTGAATATAATCCCCGATCTTGCGAATGCGAATCATCTCATCGTCGGACAGAGGACCCTTGGCGAGGGCAGTGACACCTTCATCGAACTCCCTCTCGTTGCGAGGTCCCATCATGCAGAGATCGACGTGTGGATCGGACAAAACGAAGCGATAACAATCGGCCGCCGACAACGATTCTTCACCGGGTGGCATCTTTTTCTGCTTGAGCAGTTTCGCCCAGCAGGTTGCGGTGAAGACTGTGATCCCCGGCCTGTCGTGGTCTGAAAGGTATGGGAAAATATCCCCTTCGGCCCCTCGGTGCACCGCATTATATCGCACCATGAATATATCTATCGATGAATCTTCCAGCTGCGCCAGTTTCCCGAAAAGACTCCGGTTGTGTCCGGACAATGCGATGTGGCGGACCAGACCTGCCTCTTTCATGTCGATTGCCTTGGCAATTATGCGCTCGGACGGAGATTTGTTGTGCCAGCCCAGAACCAGCACGTCGGCATAGTCCAAGTCAAGCGTTCTGAGACCCTTCTTGATCGAACGCGAAAGCGTTATCCCGAAGTGATCGAAGGATTGCAGCGCTACGATCATATTCTCACGATTGTTGGCAGCCAGATTCCGAAGACCGTCTCGCATACCACGGGTGCGCAGGGCCCCCCAATAGAAGTAGTTGATATTATACTCGTGAAACGCCTTTTCGACAGTCGCCGCGGGTGTTCCGTAAGCGCTGGCCAACCCAAGACGGCTGACCTTGAGTCCTGTGCGGCCGAGTGGTCGGTGGGCTGTGAAATCAGATCGGTCCATGGTTGTTTCTATTGTACTATCGCCATTCGGCCTTGGCAAGGCCTGAGATTGCTTCCAACAGCGGAACTAGAGCGAGTTAACTTTGTTGTTGCAAAACGGACTTGGAGACTCTATTTATGAGTGCCAACACGGCTTTACTTACAATTAAGGTGTGTCGAAGTATATGCAGGAACCGAATTCAGACGACCGGACCAGTACTCATTTCGCGTTGAAGCCCGGCACAACAGTCGCACACTACCGTCTGGTTGAGAAAGTCGGAGCCGGCGGGATGGGTGAGGTTTATCTGGCCGACGACACCAAACTTCAGAGACAGGTGGCGCTCAAATTCCTTCCGTCGGCTCTCGCGAACGATGAAGAGGCCAAGTCACGGTTCATGCGGGAGGCTCAGTCGGCTGCGGTCCTGAATCATCCGAATATTATTCATATCTACGAAGTGGGTCAGTTTCACGATCGACCCTATTTCGCGATGGAGTACGTACCCGGTGACACCTTGCATCGTTTCGCCCACGATGACCCCCAATCGGTGGAGGAAGTTGTAGAGATGATGCTCCAATTGTGCGAGGGGCTCGCTGAAGCGCACAGTCATGGGGTAGTGCATCGCGATATCAAGGCGGACAATATCGTAGTCGACAAAAAAGGTCGACCACGCATCCTCGATTTTGGTTTGGCCACGGTGGCCGGTGATGCAAAACTGACCAAGACAGGCTCCACTATCGGTACGATTGCATATATGTCGCCGGAGCAGGTTGCCGGCAAACAGATAGACCAGCGTTCAGATCTGTTCAGCCTTGGCGTGGTTCTCTACGAAATGCTGGCCGGTCGGACACCGTTCAAACGTGACAGCGAGGCAGCAACACTTCAGGCCATAGTCAACGACGAACCACAACCGCTCGAAAGATATCGCAGTGGCCTTCCGGAAGATTTGTGCAAAATCGTCGACAAGCTTCTGTCCAAAGACCCGGACCTCAGGTATCAGTCAGCCGAAGGTGTACTTCCAGACCTACGCCCGCTTCGGGCTGGTTCCTCAACCAAATCGACGCCGGTGGTGCTGCCTCGCAAACGCTCACCGTTGCCGCTGATCGGACTAATCGGCGTTCTGGCCGTTCTGGTTGTCGCGGTGATTTTCTGGAAGCCGTGGGAGACAGAAACACCGGTGGACACGGTACCAATGATCGCCGTGCTGCCGTTTGAGAACCTGGGGGCGCCGGATGACGAATACTTTGCCGATGGTATGGCCGACGAAGTAACCTCCCGATTGGCCACTATCGAAGGTTTGGGCGTGATCTCCAGCATCAGTGCCATCAAGTACAAGGACAGTGACAAAAGCCTAACCGAAATCGGCCAAGAGCTTAACGTTGGCTACATACTGGCCGGCACGGTAAGGTGGAGCAAGGTCTCAGGTCAGGCAAAGGTGCGCATCACACCGCAGTTGATTCGGGTTGCCGACGATCGTCAGATGTGGGCGGAGATCTACGATCGTGAACTGATGGAGGTGTTCGCGGTCCAGGCTGATATTGCAATGCAGATCGTTCAGCAACTTGGTCTGACACTGGTAGAAACTGATCGCACGGGATTAGCTTCACAACCAACCGACAATCCGGAAGCCTATGCCCACTACCTAAAGGGAGTAAGCATGACCCGGGATCCTGACATAGGATCGATTCGGGGGAGTAATCCTGCTATTGCCCAGTTTGACAGCGCATTGGCCTTAGACCCGGACTTCGCACTGGCCCACGCTTACAAGTCGATCGCCCATTCCTGGGAGGCCTTTGGCTTTCTCTGGTGGCAGAAGGACACGACGGATCACCGAGCTATGTCGCTTACTTCCGCTCAGAAGGCACTTGAACTACAGCCGCAACTGTCGATGGGGTATCTGGCAATGGGTACTTATCATAATCTGGTGGGACGAGATTATGATCGAGCACTTGAGGAATTCTCAAAGGCACGCTCAGAGATCCACAGTGATGCCCAGTTGATTTCCTCGATTGCTCTGGTCGAGTGGCGTCAGGGGAGATTTGGTGATGCTCAGGCGAACTATCGTCGAGCGGTGGAGCTCGATCCGCTCACGGCAGAGAACCAGTTTAGTCTGGCAATATGTCTTTCCTTCACCAATGAGTTTGACGAAGCGTTGCTGATAATGGATCGAGCAATTGCATTGGAGCCGGACCAGGCAATGTACTATACGCGCAAGATAGGTTTGCTGATAGATGGATACGGCGACTTGGAAGGCGCCAAAGCAGTTCTTGAGGAAGCGGCCAAGCATGTGGACGTGCTCGAAGTATTGGCTGTGGAATTCTTGCAGTATGGATTAACGGAGATTTCAAACGACTCGCTTTTGAACAGCCTTTCGGGGCCTTTCCGAGATTCAGTACCTCCCGGAATGTATTACGGCGCAGTCGCCCAGGCATACCGCACTGCCGGACAAACAGAATTGATGATCGAATACTGTGATTCCACAAGGATCGCACTTGAGGCGATCTTGTCTTATGTGACAAACGAGCACGGGGTCTACGAAGTTTTGGGGATGGCCTATGCCTGTCTGGGAGAGGCTGACAGGGCGATTGAGGCGGGACTCAAAGCGAAGGAGATGATGTCGGTTGACGACTGCCACTGGTGAGGACCGGGTGTGGTCATGGTCATGGCCAAGATTTACACGATGGTGGGGGAGCAGGACGCAGCCATCGATGAGTTGGAGTATTTGTTGTCGATAGAGGGTGGTTACACTGCGCACAGCCTGAATCTCGATCCTGAGTTTGATCCCCTGCGTGAGCACCCTCGTTTTCAGTCTTTGTTGGAGAGGCACGGGCTCGTTCAGCGCGGTAGTTGAGAAGTGTTCCGAACTACTTTATCCAGTTTCCTTCACAACCCTGCCTTGGGTATTCGGTTTATCTGGCAACAGCCACTTCTTCGGATAATTGACGTTCATGACGATGCTTGATCCTGCACTGAGCAGTGGTAACCTGACGCACAACACTTGAGTTGCCACGAAATCTGCGGGCAACGCGATCAAGGATTTTCAGATGTCTGGGACTGCCAACGATTTCGAATGTCTGACACGCTACCATCACTTCATCCTCGTCTTCCGATTCAATTTGAGCTTGCGCTGCTCTAATCTGTCTTGTGATGTATGCTTGGGTCTCTTCTGCCAAGGATTGGGCGGCAGTAAGCCGAGACAGCTTAAGCGCTCGAATATCCTTTCGGATGGTCCTGGTACGAACAATCGATAAGACTGATACGATCAGGAGCAGTGCGCTCACAGCCAGTACAACTATTTCAGCCATCACTGTCCTCCTGCAGTTGTTTTTGGGTGACCTTGGCGAAAGTGTACACCGTATACGACACGCTGGCTAATACCGCCACAAGATTGGCCACGAGGTATAAATAAAGCTTGCTAAGGCCAAGGGTCGCTTCGTTGCAAAAATACTCTTTGGTCAAGACATCGTGTTTAATGAAACCGAAGACCATCAGAATCAGGATTGCTACCATCCGAGAATATTCTGCGGGGCTGTTCAATTTGAAGAAATGGGGCAAACGCAACTGGACCTGTCTCAAGTGCACAGAGACTCCAAATAGGAGCATTGAGGAAAACAGCAAAAGGTCCCCCTGTGCAAACACCTTGAGTACCGGGTGTCTAGAGTCGACGATAAAACTCTGATCGAAGTACACCATTAAAAGCACACCCAATGGAAGCACAACTTGCCAGACTCGCCAGTCTGTGTGCTGCGCCCTGATTACCGGTTCGCCCGTGTAGGGCACCTTCGTGTTATCTTCACTCATATCGGTATTTCCCCAAAGTCTTCTGTGTTATTGGTCGCGCATTAGTTTTGGCAAATCCTGCGACGGCTCTAACAGGTCAGCGATTCCTACAGCGGCATGATTTGCTCAACCTTTGCAAGAAAAACGCCAACATCCTTCAGTTCCAAACGGGTGGAAAAACACCCAGCAGGTAAGAGCGCCTCAGTAAAGTCGTCTGCTATCTTTTTGTCAAGGCGCGTCGTAAGAACGAGTACGCTTGTGCCAGATGCATCCAACTTGCTCTTCATCAGCCTATAGAACACAAGACCAGTATCATAACCTGAATCCGTCTTCGATGCAGGGTACTTCTTCTCTTCCTCGGTATTCTTGGTCGGTATCATTACATCGAGAATCAACAGGTCATAGGTGAATTCGCACAGTTTCTCTTCGGCCTGGCTGACACGATTCACAGTGGTGACTTCATATCCAGCCATTTCTAGCTTCTCAACATATGGCGTCAACCACGATGCGTCATTGTCGAGCCAAAGGATTCGACCCTTGCTCTCTTGCGCTTCTTCCTGCATAAGACTGTATTAACTCCTTACCTTTGTAGTGTGCCGCACGGCTGGTCTTTGTACTTCTACGCTGGACATCAGCAACCTTGAAGAGCCTTGGCGGCGGATTTCACTATCCCTCAAACCCATCTAATCATACAACAGTTACTCCCTATTAGGCAATTTATTTTATACTCTGTCTAGACTCCCTTGTGTTGGCAGGCGTACGATGAAAGTGGAGAGTCTTTCGTGCTTTTCAGACAGTTCCACACCCAGATCTCCCCCCACCGCTTTTATCAATTCCCTGGCTACCCAAAGACCCAGCCCTGCTCCACCATGGTGGCGACCCAGTCCAACATAGTAGCCGCGTCCAAATTTCACAAAAATCCGCTCGACTTCATGAGGTTGTATGGGTTCGCCAACGCTCCTGACCTTCAGCACTGCTTCACCAGTCTTCCGTTCATAGCCACACTCTATATCCACTCTTGAGTCCTCATCGGCGTACTTCATTGTATTATGGATTAGACTGTAAAGAACGCTCGTGAAGACCATGCGTGGCAAGTGTACAGTCGGAAAGCCCTGAGCAGTGATGGAGTGAAAGCTCAAGTCAGGCCGAGCTTGGGTACTTTGTAGTCTCTCGGCAAGCCTTCGCATTTCTTCTGGCGCGTTGATCGGTTCGTTGACCAATCTTACGTCCTGCTCAGCCTCTACAGCGAAAGTGCTGAAGGTGCCGACAGAAAGGCAGAGGGCGTCCTCTATCAAGTCATGGAGCCGACGCAGACGTACCTGAAGAAAAGGCGTCAGATGGACATCAAGCACAACCGACACTGCGCCTGACATACTGGTCAAGGGGCCTACTATCTGATGCGTGAGTGTCAGGAGTTGTTTCTCTCGGTCATCGGCCATGGCTTCAGCTACCTGCAGCGCTTGTTCGGCTGCATCTGCATGCCGTACAGCCTCCAGCCTGTTTGCCTCCGATTTCTGCATCTGCAACTGCCACCTGATTATTTGCACCAATCGCAGAGCGAGTCTTTCGCCCAATTCTTGATCAGCATCTGTAAACCAGCTACCCTTGAGTCGACGATTGACAACTTTGATGACGCCGTAGTTCTCAGATTTGGAGCCTATCGGTATCCCCATCCAGGATTCGATAGGACTGCCAAGTGCCTTCTCGAGGATTTGGAGCATTGGTCCATTGAACTCTTGCTCATGAAGGCGGACATCATCGATTCGCATTGTCTCCCCACCGTTAGCCACCAGATCAGTCATACTTCCAGTCCGGAAGATTATGTGATCATCTTCAAGCTCTATCTTCTTTGAGAAACCAGGTGACGCCTCGAGAGCAAATAGATCCTTGTCCGGCGGGTCACGGTAGATTATCATGCAACCTTCGGCGTCTAAGTGCTTCTTTAGAACATCTGCCGCCGATGGGAACACTTGTGCGAATTCCTTCAATCGGAATAAATCATCAAGTTCCCGAATCGCCTCCGCTTTTGCTCGTCCCAAGACTTGGCTCAACGCATCAGCAAAGACATCTCCGAGTACGTTCACGAATAACTCTTCCTGGGTGATGATGGGTGGTCCCTTTTCCCTTCCTGTCAAAACTAACAGCGCAACTCTGCGCTGTCCCACCATGATCGGTACTATCACAGCCGGAGCATCTAAGGCGTCCGCGAACAGGTCCCAAACCTCCTCTTGCTTTTGGACCGCTTTCTTTAGGGAACGATAGAACAGACATTTTCTGGTTGCCATTACTGAGCCATCTGAAATAACCCTTGAGGTGTCAGCCTGTTCAGCTTGCCTCCCGTATTGGGGTCCCATTATGAGGAGCCGCCCCTTGTCTTGGTGCACTACCTCGTACCAGAGGCACGCCGATCCATACCACAGAGCCTCTTCGCTTGTGCAGAGATCTTCAAGTGACTTACTAACGGCTTCATCAAATCTCGATTGCACCGATTCATCAGAAACAGCTAAAGAACCATAATCAGGAATTGTACTGGATTCCTGGCGAAAATGGTCCTTACATCTTTGTAATATGCGGAGCCTGGCTTTTACTACTTCTTCGGCGGCGGATCTGAGCGAAGATATTATGGTCACCGTAAAGACCGTGACCGCCAGGGTCCCCAATATCGGACCAGCGCCCAGAAAGAGAAAGACCCCCGTCGGGTGGTGCGGATCAACACCTAATTGAGGTGCGACAAACTGTCCAATAATCAACAAGCCCAACAAACCGGCGAAGAGTAGAACAGCATAGTTGCGATTGCGGCCTACGTATGCACCGTAGATAACCAGATTCAACACCAGCAAGATAGTCAGATGCGAGAATCCGAGTCCCATTATTGCACCGACAAGTACTGTGACATACAAGACACCAAAGTCCAACGTGAAGTACAAGTCGAA contains the following coding sequences:
- a CDS encoding aldo/keto reductase is translated as MDRSDFTAHRPLGRTGLKVSRLGLASAYGTPAATVEKAFHEYNINYFYWGALRTRGMRDGLRNLAANNRENMIVALQSFDHFGITLSRSIKKGLRTLDLDYADVLVLGWHNKSPSERIIAKAIDMKEAGLVRHIALSGHNRSLFGKLAQLEDSSIDIFMVRYNAVHRGAEGDIFPYLSDHDRPGITVFTATCWAKLLKQKKMPPGEESLSAADCYRFVLSDPHVDLCMMGPRNEREFDEGVTALAKGPLSDDEMIRIRKIGDYIHR
- a CDS encoding tetratricopeptide repeat-containing serine/threonine-protein kinase, whose protein sequence is MQEPNSDDRTSTHFALKPGTTVAHYRLVEKVGAGGMGEVYLADDTKLQRQVALKFLPSALANDEEAKSRFMREAQSAAVLNHPNIIHIYEVGQFHDRPYFAMEYVPGDTLHRFAHDDPQSVEEVVEMMLQLCEGLAEAHSHGVVHRDIKADNIVVDKKGRPRILDFGLATVAGDAKLTKTGSTIGTIAYMSPEQVAGKQIDQRSDLFSLGVVLYEMLAGRTPFKRDSEAATLQAIVNDEPQPLERYRSGLPEDLCKIVDKLLSKDPDLRYQSAEGVLPDLRPLRAGSSTKSTPVVLPRKRSPLPLIGLIGVLAVLVVAVIFWKPWETETPVDTVPMIAVLPFENLGAPDDEYFADGMADEVTSRLATIEGLGVISSISAIKYKDSDKSLTEIGQELNVGYILAGTVRWSKVSGQAKVRITPQLIRVADDRQMWAEIYDRELMEVFAVQADIAMQIVQQLGLTLVETDRTGLASQPTDNPEAYAHYLKGVSMTRDPDIGSIRGSNPAIAQFDSALALDPDFALAHAYKSIAHSWEAFGFLWWQKDTTDHRAMSLTSAQKALELQPQLSMGYLAMGTYHNLVGRDYDRALEEFSKARSEIHSDAQLISSIALVEWRQGRFGDAQANYRRAVELDPLTAENQFSLAICLSFTNEFDEALLIMDRAIALEPDQAMYYTRKIGLLIDGYGDLEGAKAVLEEAAKHVDVLEVLAVEFLQYGLTEISNDSLLNSLSGPFRDSVPPGMYYGAVAQAYRTAGQTELMIEYCDSTRIALEAILSYVTNEHGVYEVLGMAYACLGEADRAIEAGLKAKEMMSVDDCHW
- a CDS encoding GAF domain-containing protein; the protein is MSVYVLGGAWFTAVGLNLALHRSFAKGIERWAAKAGSEDLPPRFDLYFTLDFGVLYVTVLVGAIMGLGFSHLTILLVLNLVIYGAYVGRNRNYAVLLFAGLLGLLIIGQFVAPQLGVDPHHPTGVFLFLGAGPILGTLAVTVFTVTIISSLRSAAEEVVKARLRILQRCKDHFRQESSTIPDYGSLAVSDESVQSRFDEAVSKSLEDLCTSEEALWYGSACLWYEVVHQDKGRLLIMGPQYGRQAEQADTSRVISDGSVMATRKCLFYRSLKKAVQKQEEVWDLFADALDAPAVIVPIMVGQRRVALLVLTGREKGPPIITQEELFVNVLGDVFADALSQVLGRAKAEAIRELDDLFRLKEFAQVFPSAADVLKKHLDAEGCMIIYRDPPDKDLFALEASPGFSKKIELEDDHIIFRTGSMTDLVANGGETMRIDDVRLHEQEFNGPMLQILEKALGSPIESWMGIPIGSKSENYGVIKVVNRRLKGSWFTDADQELGERLALRLVQIIRWQLQMQKSEANRLEAVRHADAAEQALQVAEAMADDREKQLLTLTHQIVGPLTSMSGAVSVVLDVHLTPFLQVRLRRLHDLIEDALCLSVGTFSTFAVEAEQDVRLVNEPINAPEEMRRLAERLQSTQARPDLSFHSITAQGFPTVHLPRMVFTSVLYSLIHNTMKYADEDSRVDIECGYERKTGEAVLKVRSVGEPIQPHEVERIFVKFGRGYYVGLGRHHGGAGLGLWVARELIKAVGGDLGVELSEKHERLSTFIVRLPTQGSLDRV